A genomic stretch from Arachis stenosperma cultivar V10309 chromosome 3, arast.V10309.gnm1.PFL2, whole genome shotgun sequence includes:
- the LOC130965668 gene encoding uncharacterized protein LOC130965668, with amino-acid sequence MASEESFLVLVHYRGSIKRKTRSGVKFTDKDPLCIIVTPTTTYDALVSSVLEKLGLEGVKRVKKFFYRIPTAVLHDTVKFDCFTIGSDEDLQVMFLSRRQFDDPDDDDVEPDMIADESGDDVGTTVPTRGTGGSSFGTQQYPPHFSSLDLDAMRQDENALQPSGFGARETEGSAGMNEFQVGQQFQDKDEALLSVKTYSIRRGVQYKVVKSDYRRYVGKCSEFGNGCTWLIRLSLRQRKGIWEVKRYNGPHTCLASSISSDHRSLDYHVISTFIMPMVRADAAVNIKVLQNATAAHFGFRPTYRRIWMAKQKAVAVIYGDWDESYNELPRWVLGVQLTMPGTVAVLRTCPVRVGGQVDESQVYFHRLFWTFPPCIQAFRHCKPLVSIDGTHLYGKYGGTLLVAKT; translated from the coding sequence atggctagtgaggagagtttCCTAGTTCTGGTACATTACAGAGGGTCGATTAAGAGAAAAACTCGGTCCGGCGTGAAGTTCACTGATAAGGATCCCCTATGTATTATCGTGACGCCGACAACCACCTACGATGCTCTTGTTAGCTCTGTGCTGGAGAAGCTTGGTCTTGAAGGAGTTAAAAGGGTCAAGAAGTTTTTCTACCGCATTCCAACAGCGGTGCTCCATGACACCGTGAAGTTTGATTGTTTCACAATCGGTAGTGACGAGGACTTGCAGGTTATGTTTCTTTCTCGTAGGCAGTTTGATGATCCAGATGACGATGACGTGGAGCCGGATATGATCGCTGATGAAAGCGGCGATGATGTTGGAACTACTGTTCCGACAAGGGGTACAGGTGGATCTAGTTTTGGCACACAGCAGTATCCACCCCATTTTTCCTCGTTGGACCTGGATGCCATGCGGCAGGACGAAAATGCTCTGCAGCCCTCAGGATTTGGCGCTAGAGAGACCGAGGGGTCTGCCGGTATGAACGAGTTCCAAGTTGGCCAACAATTTCAGGATAAAGATGAGGCGCTGTTGAGTGTGAAGACGTACAGTATCCGCCGAGGGGTCCAGTACAAGGTCGTTAAGTCTGACTACCGCAGGTATGTGGGAAAGTGTTCTGAGTTTGGGAATGGGTGCACATGGCTAATTCGGTTGAGTCTCCGACAGCGGAAGGGTATCTGGGAAGTGAAGCGATACAACGGACCGCATACATGTCTTGCCAGCTCCATCTCCAGCGATCATAGGAGTCTGGACTACCATGTCATATCCACCTTCATTATGCCGATGGTTAGGGCTGATGCAGCTGTGAACATCAAGGTGCTTCAAAATGCCACGGCCGCACACTTTGGGTTCAGGCCTACGTACAGGAGGATATGGATGGCGAAGCAGAAGGCCGTTGCCGTCATATATGGGGACTGGGACGAGTCGTACAATGAGCTCCCTCGGTGGGTTCTAGGAGTTCAGCTGACGATGCCTGGCACTGTAGCCGTCCTCAGGACTTGCCCTGTTCGGGTTGGGGGACAGGTCGACGAGTCTCAGGTTTATTTTCATAGGCTGTTCTGGACTTTCCCCCCTTGTATCCAGGCATTCCGTCATTGCAAGCCTTTGGTGAGTATTGATGGCACCCATCTATATGGGAAGTATGGGGGAACACTGCTAGTCGCCAAAACCTAG
- the LOC130969529 gene encoding transcription factor MYB14-like, protein MVRAPYFDANGIKKGAWSEEEDKKLTAYVERYGHPNWRQLPRLAGLLRCGKSCRLRWMNYLRPNLKRGNYTQKEEQLIMDLHKQHGNKWSLIAENLPGRTDNEIKNYWHSHLKKFQNCNVNNTASDDDDDDLNKSKSKSKSSSQNTKEHERPKSEVLTITTVDDNDDDPHHILESSLSNVTTESSYSYTEEEEDNNNNNNNNAWLCFSSGHEEESNREEDRFASWGATTLFDEFGSSFWTEPFISDDAFSQDYNYILYDREDPFFI, encoded by the exons ATGGTGAGAGCTCCATACTTTGATGCGAATGGAATAAAGAAAGGTGCCTGGAGTGAAGAAGAGGATAAGAAACTTACTGCTTATGTTGAGAGATATGGTCACCCTAATTGGCGTCAACTCCCAAGGCTTGCAG GTTTGTTGAGATGTGGAAAGAGCTGCAGACTTCGTTGGATGAACTACTTGCGGCCAAATCTAAAGAGAGGGAACTACACCCAAAAGGAAGAGCAGCTTATCATGGATTTGCATAAACAACATGGAAACAA atgGTCACTGATTGCTGAAAATCTACCTGGAAGAACAGACAACGAGATCAAGAACTATTGGCATAGCCACCTGAAGAAGTTCCAAAACTGCAATGTGAACAACACAGcaagtgatgatgatgatgatgatttgaACAAGTCCAAGTCCAAGTCCAAGTCTTCTTCTCAGAATACCAAAGAACATGAAAGACCAAAAAGTGAAGTCCTTACTATTACTACTGTTGATGATAACGATGATGATCCACACCATATCTTGGAAAGTTCGTTATCCAATGTGACAACTGAGTCTTCCTATTCGTAcactgaagaagaagaagacaacaacaacaacaacaacaataatgcatgGCTCTGCTTTTCCTCTGGTCATGAAGAAGAGTCAAATAGGGAAGAAGATAGGTTTGCTTCGTGGGGTGCAACAACTTTGTTTGATGAGTTTGGTTCCAGTTTTTGGACTGAACCATTTATTTCAGATGATGCTTTTAGTCAAGATTACAATTACATTTTGTATGATAGAGAAGATCCTTTTTtcatttga